The nucleotide window GGCAGGGATTCAAATTCAAAACTGGAAAGTTGTTCCCATTGTGAGCGGAGATATAAAACAGGCGGCCAAGCCGGCGCAGTTCGGATacagaaaaaaacccaacatgGCCTCCACTCATTCCCACCCTTGGATTGCTTTACTTCTTCTCATCTTGGTGATTATTAGCGACGTCGCGCATGGATTGGCAGCACCGTCGCCGGGGAGGTGGACTCGGTCGCCGAGACCGCCTTTACGCACGGAGCTCCTGCGGCGCTGGAGGCGAGCGACCGCGGAGGCTCAACGGGAGCGCTGCGCCGAGCTCACGGCGGCCTGGCAGGAAAGCTGGCACCGGAATCTCCGGGAGAATTCGACCGTGGTGCGCCTCAGTGTCCGGCCTCTGTCCGCTGGAGCTTCCCCGGGCCTGGTGTTCCCGGAGAAGCCGCTCTTCAGTTTCGTGCGGCGGGTCTACCGCTGCTGTCAGGACGGACATGACTGCATGAGCGTCAAAGGGCTCCAGGGCCGCATGAGACGAGGTGAGACGGGATACGggaaacgttttgttttgtttcgtttatTTGGTCGCCATTAGTTCGtttgtgtactaaaaaaaaaaaaaaaaaaaaaaaaaaaaaaatcgattttatcaCGTCAGATATTCTAGTTAAACTCCTCGTCAAATGTATTGAACCTTTACTACGCTTTTTCAAGTGAATATCACAGTGATGTGTCGGtttatgcaaaaacaaaaacaaaaaagacaggTGGGATCAATGAAGAACAAGCTTATTGTGTAAACTTTTGTTGAAGTTTGATTTTTGAAACGGCCAGATGGTTTATAGATACTTTGTATTTATGTAATGAAGTTAACCAGTTattaaaattgatgaaacatttTTACACGTTTGGAAAATTAAATGTTCCATTTTATAGGCTTATTAAGTacattattttccaaaattGTTTATTTGACTAATTTTAACAATATATCACATATTTGAATGAGATGAATGAATGGTAAAATGAACACAGATGATCAAAACATTGTAATCAATAAATTATAGGTACGTGAGAAAAAGGCTTAACAGCACTTAATGCTCGGTGGGTCGCGTGAGGCCCCCGGTCCATACTTTGCCCACCCATTATGTTGACATATTTACATTTTGGTGCAGAGCAGATTTCTTATCTTACGTATCAACTTTTGCCTCCAGAAACCACCAGTATTTCCCCCCCACATGCTCTTTGGTCTCCATGTAAAAGCTAATGcaagcaaaatgaaaaaaaacaaaacaaacatggaagcctaaaataaatcaatgaaacCCAAGTTAGCTATTTGAAAGAATGGCAAGTGCCCTCGCAAGctcagcatttattttttgtcaaggcACGTTAATGGCTTGATTAATTCAGTTGTGCAGAAGAGACAATGATATCTGCATACAAATAACCCTCAGCAGGCTTCATGTTCTCTCCAACAGCTGTCGAGCTATCCTGCTGACACATTAACAAAAGCATTCGGAGTGAAAACAAGCCATTCGGATCCGCTGGATCGAgagtaacacttaaaaaaaaaataaaatgtgcctgtttcgcaaaaaaaaaaaactgatgagaATTGCCTGTTCGTCCTCAGGTTCGGATGTCGAGTTGCTCCTCAGCAGGGAGATCTTCTCGTTGAGCATCAGGAGAGCTGAGCTTCACCTTCAGTTTACAAATCCGCATCAGGTGGACGTCCGTCCTGCGCTTCTGTCCAGGGCAAAAAGCAACCTTCCGACAAGGTAGAAGCTCGTCTTTGTAATACCGGTATGTTCGTAGAACTCGTTTCTGAATGCCTCCATGTTGTTCCCTCTCGCAGGTttattacaaagtcccatggtaACACTGTGGAGATGCGAGTGGATCTGCTGTTCCTTTTCCAGAGTCTtcaggcggcggcgggcggcccCGGAGGAGGTGGCGGTCGCTTGGCGAACATGCGGAAGGTCACGCTTTCCTCTTGGCATAAAAAGCTGACTTCAGTGGACCTTCAGGACAACGATGGCGACGTGTGGGGGGGGCTGGGCTTGGCCTTAGGCTGCAGTCGAGCCGGAGTCGGCGTGCTCTGCCGAAGCAGCGGGGTCGGCCTCCTACGTGCACCTTTTGTGGCCCTCTACTACCGATGAGGTCAAACTGACACTGAGACTTTCACTTTCTAACTCCTCTGAAATGATGCACTTCCTAATCAAATATATTAACTTATAAATATTATGGTTTGTACAaatgatataaatatatatatatatatatacacacacatacatgaaCCTTTTTCTGTGTAATgttttctatgcagccccactcacAAGTAggtatgtaacgatatccaaacatcacgatacaataattatcatattgtggggaggttggcgatatttaaaaaaaaaaaacaatattagcaatgcatataaaccacctacaatctctcataacaaaattattttaatgtattatatatatatattaatatttttatttatatttatatataatatttttatttatatttatattatttacttatttgtattttttattattttatttaatattattattgactgacaatttgagattttaaacattgaagggccaaaacatccctaatgaaaattaaattgcactaaaaaaaaaaaaaaaactagccaccagaggttgCTAGAACtagacaaatggaaatcaaccttttttttttttaatagatgtgtgccttttaaatatcatgaacatgacgcCGATGATATTTTTGGGATCACGCTAtcatattgcccttatcgttacatccctatcacaGTAGCCTATTGTGATTATAGCAGCAAAATCAACCTGTTTTTATCCCATCTCAGAGcccggcggcggccattttacctcTTGCCatcaactgaaaattacatcagttgctcagggctcaggtaacgaccaatcacagatcagcttgtgaatgtcacatgaccaaactaaaATAGATAAAACAGGCGAGCCGTAATTGGTCGtcacatgatgtcattttcaggcgacaacaagtggcaaaatggccgcctgagttgggtaaaaaaaaatctggtggATAATTCtgctgcttaatttatattccacaaatttagTAATCAGAATACGATGCTTATACGAGTGGCGCTGCAGaggacatattgtaaagaatttaaatgtaaaagggGTTGGTCCACAATACTTTATCTTTGTGCAGCTTAGAAACGTTTTCACAGTTGTTGGGGCCGATGATAACACCTGGACAAACTTCGCAGTGCACCCCCTGCAGGAAACATTTCCAAGAACAGGAGGGAGATTTAAGGAAT belongs to Festucalex cinctus isolate MCC-2025b chromosome 5, RoL_Fcin_1.0, whole genome shotgun sequence and includes:
- the LOC144019189 gene encoding uncharacterized protein LOC144019189; the protein is MICIEDGIKLGRGRCWSLSQLALGSRRGTPWTGCQPIAAQLLSDVAHGLAAPSPGRWTRSPRPPLRTELLRRWRRATAEAQRERCAELTAAWQESWHRNLRENSTVVRLSVRPLSAGASPGLVFPEKPLFSFVRRVYRCCQDGHDCMSVKGLQGRMRRGSDVELLLSREIFSLSIRRAELHLQFTNPHQVDVRPALLSRAKSNLPTRFITKSHGNTVEMRVDLLFLFQSLQAAAGGPGGGGGRLANMRKVTLSSWHKKLTSVDLQDNDGDVWGGLGLALGCSRAGVGVLCRSSGVGLLRAPFVALYYR